The stretch of DNA GCCCGCGGGCTGGTGTGGACCAAGCTGACGCCAAAAGAAAGGAAGCAGGTGGCCGAGTGGCTGTTTTCCACCACCGGACACACAATTCCACATAATAACTGGTACCTGTTCGTGGCCAATACCCACAGCGTGCTGAAAGCACTGGGGGAGCAATATGACCAGAGCGAATTGGAGCACTGCCTGGACCAGGTGAAGGGTTTCTACATCGGCAGCGGGTGGTTTATGGACGGTGACGACGAGCGGGGCTATTCCGTAGACCAGTACAACGCCTGGGGATTCCATCACTTTTTGCCGGCCTATGTATTCATGGGCAGCCTAGATAAGGAACAGGCAGACTGGATCACTGACTGCCTGAGAAAATTCGTGAACAGCTATAGAAGGTTCTTTGGCTCCAATGGCGCCATTGCCATGTGGGGGCGTTCCTGGGCCTATCGACCGGCCCTGACCGCGCCGTTCATCTGGGCCGAACTCCTGGGCATATCGCCCCTGGCCCCGGGTGAATCCCGCCGCCTCGTATCAGGGACAATGAAATACTATCTGGAACACGAGTATTTACGCAATGACTTGACACCCACCATGGGCTACGTAGGCGAGAATCTGGAGCTGATAGAACCTTACAGCCAGTATGGTTCCCCCTATTGGGCAAGTGCGGCCTTCCTGAGCCTCCTGATGCCTCCATCCCATCCCTTCTGGCAGGATCCTGAAGAACCGCTGCCGGTCGAGCGCCGGAGCTATGTACTCCAGGAAAAGGATATCGGAATGCTCGTCGCTGGAAACCACCAAACCGGTGAAGTGCAGATTATCAATCACCGGGCGTGGCATCAGAGAGAAGGGGAAAACACTAAGTACGCCAAGAAATACACGAACTATGCTTACTCATCCCACTTCGGGATCGACTTGCGGCGAGATCCAAACGGCTACAATTGTGATAACATGTTTTCAGTCTCCCCTGACGGGAAAAAGCATTCACAGCGGATTATTCCCCATTTTATCAGGCTCGATGACA from Candidatus Neomarinimicrobiota bacterium encodes:
- a CDS encoding DUF2264 domain-containing protein, with amino-acid sequence MQIIFETKADPVLSPFTGWTRERWVELAEKEIAAIQPYLTPGKGGLALPNPVRWMDAYLPEPEKMKSFYWMEGYTRTRLLLASWMAGTGRTSLTIDGRSVNILDQFIEGLLAASDPAHPEYIGDRYGNNQWIAEISGAALAICVARGLVWTKLTPKERKQVAEWLFSTTGHTIPHNNWYLFVANTHSVLKALGEQYDQSELEHCLDQVKGFYIGSGWFMDGDDERGYSVDQYNAWGFHHFLPAYVFMGSLDKEQADWITDCLRKFVNSYRRFFGSNGAIAMWGRSWAYRPALTAPFIWAELLGISPLAPGESRRLVSGTMKYYLEHEYLRNDLTPTMGYVGENLELIEPYSQYGSPYWASAAFLSLLMPPSHPFWQDPEEPLPVERRSYVLQEKDIGMLVAGNHQTGEVQIINHRAWHQREGENTKYAKKYTNYAYSSHFGIDLRRDPNGYNCDNMFSVSPDGKKHSQRIIPHFIRLDDNYGASYYYPLSGFPFSEVGDTRAYSADYETKTKGDRSVKVTTQVYLKEFCQLRVHTLETECALAAVREGGFALNYFDKAVEAVVEEDMLAFWNGERGSFIKNLYGYTSPDQLEALLKKTHNHHTLGGQSVTPTLVGGQLQPGKHIFVSLSGTWFGPKEKLSEKLDLVTSVHPSVDRVVIGFSDGTEYTFQV